A segment of the Macrotis lagotis isolate mMagLag1 chromosome 8, bilby.v1.9.chrom.fasta, whole genome shotgun sequence genome:
CCAGTGACATGACTTCCCCTGTCAGCTTGTAGAATGTTCTCAATGCAGTCCCCGATCACCCCCAAGAAACCTTCCACTAGAGCCACAACTAAGTGGGGCAACAAGGGCTTCCTACCATGGTGATGAAATCTGGACATTTTCAGTTCTTCAACGTCATGGAAGCAACTGAGCTAGTAAGAAtaactcattttgttttttgcaaggcaaatgggattaagtgactcccccaaagctacacagctaggtaattattaagtgtttgaggccatatttgaacccaggtcctcctgactccagggccggtgctctatccactgtgccacctagctgccccaagaataaCTAATTTTAAAAGAGGTTTTCTTTCCCTCAATAGCTTCCATGTCACAGCTGGGCTCTTGGTCTACCCATTGGCCCAGCTgacccttctcccttctctttggcTTCTCCAGTAACTTTTGAGGACACATTTTGGGCTCCCTTCTCTGGGCCCTTTCTCTACTACTTGCCCTAGTAGGGAAAACTGTCTAGTTAACCATTCTGCCTCTCACCTGGTAATGGAATAGTCAAAAAAAAACCTTGGTTTGCCCCCATGTGGAGTCCAGGCTTGTTCTAGAAGCAAGGGATCTACTCCCTGAGTTGGAGGTAATCTTGAGAGCCTATTTACTTAGGAAGTAGAGGAGAAAGTGTCTCCTGCTAGGGTGGGATAGTTGGTAGCAACAATATAGCAGTGAAATACTCCCAAGAGAGGTTGCTGAGGGACCACAGCCTCTCACAGTTTAACTAATGTAGGGTCATCAGGCCTTTGTCCCAGGATGCTGAACTTAAAGGACACCCAATCAACACTTGAAGTCCTTTTCAGGTTATAAACAGCAGAACTTCGGACCTGGTTAACAAGAATTActtaaaataggaagctacccTGAAACTgttacttcccttccccatcctgcCACTCCCCAGCCTGTCAGCAACCTCTCCAACAACAAATAGACCACTACCTCCCCAATGCCATGGGGCCAAATCCAGATGCCCTCCAACTAAGAGATCTTTCCTTACACTTTCCCCTGAGGATGGTTCCTGGTGGGTCCCTCAGGTGAAAAAATTCCTAGTTAAGATTCCATATAAAGAGTTCTTCATTAAATAAGCAGCCATCCCTTTCAAACTACTAGTGGCTATCCCTTGAGCTTGGCCGtaagaattttaatttctttatcttctcctgTAGGTAACCTAAGTCAGCCTTCTCTGGGATGAGGGATGGGATCTGTGAGGGCAGATGGTAAATCAAAGAGAGACTGTGGACAAGGAAAACCCTACATGTGACAAGAGAGTGGTCATATGTTTCTGGTATCCCTACCAGAGGGAAGGGTCACCCCactaggaaagaaaggagagaaatggttCATCCAAAGCTAAGGAGATCTCAAGTATTATATAAGAGACCCAACACAGGCTGCCTATGTGAGCCAACATGTGATGCAGACTTCAGCATTGTCTCTTGGCAGCAGTTTTGGCTAAAGAAGGAACCCAGGCATGGCAGTCTTTGGCGGTTCTGGTCCAAGAGTGAAGCTGAATCTGAGAGAGGGGCCCTCAGGGCAGGGAGAGGGCTTTGGCCAGTCGGGGCCAAAACCAGCTCTTGGTGCAGGGGTTCGTATAATCACAGACTGTGATGAAGCGCAGGATGCTGGGGAATTCCTTCTTCATTGCCTTGTATTTGACAGGAATCAGACGCTTCTGGCGAGCCCCTGCAAAAGAGACAGGGTCAGGGCTGAGTTTTCTCTAGTGCTGTGCCTCCCCAGTCAGGGCCAGCATACCATAGGAGCTTAACAGTTGTTCGCTTAGAGATGTTTCCATCTGAAAGGCAATGGAGGGTGGACACAGCTCAAGGCAGGCATGCCCATGAGTGAGTGTGGCCATACACAACATAGACACAACCAGATTCCTGACTCAGGAAGGGAGGGGAGCACAGGCCAATGCTAGGTCCCTGACTTTGGCCTCCACTGCTCCACCCAACAATCCTGGCCTTAATGGTATCCCATCATTTGTACATCAACCCCTATCCCAGATCTCCAAAAGTCATGTCTCCCTTCATGGGGCAGTTGATAAGGTCCTACATGGAGGACCTCAGTCCTGGGCTAGCCTGGCCAGGGTGAGCAAGTAAATGAAAAGACGAAGCTGAACTCCAAGcaatgaaaaatcaaaatcaataatGCTGCCAAGGACACAGAAGGACACAGAAGACTATACAAAGACATCTTGACATCaggactactactactacaactactactactactactactactactactactactactaccaccactactgcTGCCACTACTGTTGCCGCTGCTGTCGCTGCTGCTCCTCTCCTACTCCTGCTGCTACAGCTACTATTATTGACTACTGTTACAGAAGAACGCAGGGCCCCAACTTGCCTAACCCATTGTACTTCTCTGACCCTAGACCATGTCCATGTCTGAATCCCAGGACAAGCTTCCCCTGCTACACCCACTCTTCAGTTCTCTCTTCAGAAGCAGGAGCCAAACCAGAATTCCCATTGCTGTTGGAAAGGGCCCCACACCATGCTGCCTTCTGGCTGCACTGACCACTGTCTTCCCAGGCCAgaactcctttcccttttctctccaatCTGGGTCTGTTCTGCATTAGAATGTAAGAGGGGAGGGACTCTTTTCTGTTAGTACCATAGTGCCTCTGACAATGGCTGTTCCATaactggtgcttaataaatttattttcattcactcattctttcattcattcaatattaaGAGAATGGGAGGAGCAGGAGCTGAGGAGATCAAGAATCAAGAGAAACCAAACCAAGTAACCCAACTTGGCTTTCAGGGGCAATCAGAGACATCCATGCATATCCAAAATCCTGAATGCACTCATTGGGGCCTGACTGTACCTACTCCTCTCCTCATAGGGTTGCTTTGGCCAGAGCAGCCAGAGGTCCCAACAGCTGGGACGTGGAAGGGAAGAATGTGGACATCCCATCCATCAAAGTCGAGTTCTTCTCTTCCCAAGGCTTCTTGCCAGCCAGTTGGTGCCAGGATCTAGTATGCAGTAGGTGCTTAACTCAACAGatcaaaatttttattaagcCCCTAGGATGGGCCAGGAATTTTGTTTAATACTGAGGACCCAAACAAGATCAAATAAAAGAGTCTGAGAGACTGATCTATGggtgtttacattctaatggaggaagactaCATCAAAAAAGGGAACTAAAAAGTAGGGTCCTGGGAGCTCAtctaactgaatgaatgaatgaatgcgtATGGGATCTCCAAGGATGTTTTAATGAAGGCGAACAGGCaacctctctctctgtttctggctctctctctctctctctctctcttatacacacacacacacacacacacacacacacacacacaccttttccCCCTCTAATTTGGTGCCCCACCCCTACTCACCCCCTTGGCCACGGAGGTTGCTTACCTGGGCACAGGCTAAGAGCAAATTTGGTCTGGAAGTCGCATTCATTGCTCTGCAGGTAGTCAtcagaaacaacaacaaccatCCGTCGACACctggagagaggcagagacagtcTGGAAGCAAcaggcggcagctaggtggctagtcAGGAAGACCCCAGTTCAAGTCTGACCTTGGATATTAACTAGCTCTGGGATCCTGGTCAAGTCCTCGAGCctgtttttgcctcagttttcccaactgtacagtgggcataataatagcagctCCCTTACCAGGTGGTTGGAAGAgttcaatgagaaaaaaatttgtttccattACAGTGAGGATCTCTCAGGAAGAATCTGTTTACTGGTGAAACCCAAATGACCCATCACTTCCCAGCCTTAGAAAGGTTCTGAGACTGCCCCCCCCACATACAGCCTCATTATGTTAGAACTCGACCCCAGATTCTCCTAACCCTCAGTTCATTAAGTTGTACAGccagatggtacaatggatagataaccagccctggaatcaagaggacctgagttcaaatccaacctcagccacttgccatttactagctgtgtgactgtgggcaagtcacttaaccctgattgcctcatccTGATtgctatctggccactggacccagatggctccagctCCCCCgcatccaattcatatgcttgttatacaatcatctctctgatgtcatggtcttcttcgagaacacaGATAAACATCATCATCGGAGCAATATGACAAACAACTCATTTGCCTCCAGATCCTCTTTGCTCTCCTTTCTACAATCATCTATTCACAACTAGGAACCATCTGCAGAGACTGTAAAGTGGGAGATTCAGAGCTTTCCAAAGTAGCTGCCTTAGGAGAAAAGGGGTTCCCCCTCACTCAAGGCTGATAGGCCACCTAGTGGTGTTCAAGTAGGGGGAAGGGGGTTGATTCAATGACCCCTGAGGTCTCTTCTAAAAAGGTCATTCTGTGACTGAAATGGGGAGGGCATGCAtgactatcctcattttacagaggggataTAATGCCATTCAAGGTCCCACAGAGATTCACAGCAGAGCAGAGATCAGAAGGGAAGTGTCTTCACTTAGGAAGCCAGGCTCTTGGACTCTTTTCGCTCTTCCAGATCTGCCCCCTTTTCCACTGACCTCTTCTCAATGAGCTCACTGGTGATGGACCAGACACAGGTGCCAGGCAGGACATCCCTGTCTGACACACACAGCTTCAGTCGGCAATCTGTTTGCTCCAGGTGTTGGATCATCTCATGAACGAACTGGATGTCACTGGGACAGTAGCAGATGAAGGCATCAAAGTGTTCTGGCATTTGTCCTGGGGTGAGAGGAGATCAGAGGTCAAAGAACAGGAAACCAGGAGGTGGTGAACAAGAGAAGGTTGAAGGTAAACCCAGATCCCCACTGCCATCTTCCCATCAGCCCTTCTCCTGAGGTCACAAGGACAGAAAAAGGCAAATAGACATTCCTTTTGACCtcaagtaaatcatttaatctcaattTCAGCAacaataagaaaatttgaaaaaaagtgccttaaaaaaacccaaaatggtgGCATGGGTCAATTAAAAGTTTCTattaatcaatacaatgattcagacaactctgaaggacttatgatgaaaaatgctgtccaaaCCCAGAGGAGGAgcctgaatatagattgaaaccaattttttttttgctttctttaaatcTGCCCTCTTTCCCAACCTAATATGAAAATGGATATTGCATAGATACTCATGTATAACTATATGACATTATTTGCCTTTTCCATGAGCAAggaaatttagaactcaaaattttaaaaatgaatgttaaaaattgtttttacaggtaattggggaaaattaaaatactaaatgaaaaaacaatgaaGAGCTTCGGCTAATCCAGAAATTGTGTTGGCTttggaatcatttttttctcattcatctaTTAAATTCCATTCTGCTCAGATCATTGTTATAAGAAGTCTAGCATATCCCTGAGGATATGTGGTAGCTGGAGGAGTATGGGAGAGAAGTTGGCTTGGTTCTGTCAAAGATTATCTGCCAAGACAGCAGACCCCTTGTGGCTGATGGGTAGCTGCATTCGGGAAAGGCTCTTTTCCCCACCAGCCCCTGTTTCTCACTGCCCCATTACCTCGAGGGTCATCCAGAATGGTGATGCCCCAGTATTCTGGTGTTTGAGGGTTGCTGCTATCCACAGCAGGCACCTGCAGAGGCTTCTCTGCTTCCTCCTCCTGCTGCTTCTTCAGGTATTTTTTGCAGTCCTCGTCTGGGAGGAGAGAGACAAAGCAGGCCTATTGTAGTTTCTGTACTTTTCCCTCTCTGGATACTGTCACTCCTTTCCCAGAACTCCTTAATCTACTAAAATCACCTTCTCAGGTGATCTTCTCCAGTGACTGGGTCTATAGCTTGCTGTTTACCTGTGGTCTCTGCTCATAGAATGGAAGCTTCCTGAAGGTAGGGCTGGGGGTTTGATAGCCTTAGTACTTAGTACAGAACTAAATTGCTAGCTAGTAGTAGATCCAACCCTTCATGATTCAGCTCAAATTCTACTCTCTGCATGAAGTTTTTCCAAGTCTCAATTTCAGCTCATAGGGAACATTTTCCCCCTGAAATCACCTCCCATTTATACTGCAGATAGATATCttagccttggagttaggaggatgggagttcaaatcctgctgcagacacttgacatttattagccatgtgactttgggcaagtctcttcaccctgattcctcacatccagggctaccTCCAGTTgtccatatctggcccctggacccagatggctccagaggacaAAGTGAAGAAGGTGACTTAGTATAACCCCCctcctcaaatctaattcatgttcttgtcatggcatcacttccatgatgtcatggtcttctttgatatcaTCTGATATCTTGTTTGTTCCTAATCACTTATACACATTCAATTCCTTgacatcagggacaatttttgcctttctctattaTCCCAGATCTAGCAATCCCCAATACTCCAGGCTATCCCCCTGTCTTAGTTCTACCCTCCTTCTATCCCTATAATCCTTGAGACAAACACATTGACGAAACAGAGTTGACAGAAATTAGACCTATGTATTGGGAGGCTATGTTGCAGTATGAAAAGAAGTAACTGGGTGACCTTAAGGAAGTCACCtcccctct
Coding sequences within it:
- the MYD88 gene encoding myeloid differentiation primary response protein MyD88, whose protein sequence is MASPAPGPGPGPGPSRAATATAPAPAPAPAPAPAAAPGPLPSDVPLVALNFRVRSRLSLYLNPATPVAAHWAALAEELGFDYLEIVHLQGQPDPTGRLLDAWQKREAASVGRLLELLAKLERFDVLQDLRPSIDEDCKKYLKKQQEEEAEKPLQVPAVDSSNPQTPEYWGITILDDPRGQMPEHFDAFICYCPSDIQFVHEMIQHLEQTDCRLKLCVSDRDVLPGTCVWSITSELIEKRCRRMVVVVSDDYLQSNECDFQTKFALSLCPGARQKRLIPVKYKAMKKEFPSILRFITVCDYTNPCTKSWFWPRLAKALSLP